The genomic segment AACACAGCGTAACGGCCGACGGCAATTGTTCTGGTTGCCGTAGCGGTTGGCCGTAGGTTTTTTGACCCAATGCTTCTTGCCCGACGGCCAAAAACGGTGTCTGGCCGATTCCGCCGGCAACCATCATCAACCGCCCCTCTGAGGGCAGCGGAAATCCATTGCCCAGCGGCCCCCAGACTTGCAGTTGTTCGCCCGCGGTCCATCCGCTCATCAGCGACGTCATTTTGCCGATGACCGCATACACCACATCGATCCCCGCCGGACGACCGGCAGCGTCGAGATACGTGTCATACACCGCAAACGGTCGCCCCAATAACGGGTCGCTGGTTTGCAGTGCGCGGATCATTAAAAATTGGCCCGGAAAAATCTGCGACGCCAATTCCGGAGCGGCAATGCGCACCAAATACGTGTCGCGGGCCAATTCCCGTTGCTCGACGACCGTCGCCGTTTCTTGGACGGCGGTCGGCACCATACCGGGTAGCAGATTGTCAGGCGCTTGTTCGATCATCGGCGTCGACTTTTCGTAGCCTTTTGTTGAGGACGTTTTTTCGCAGCTGGGGCGGCTTTCCCTTTCACGGGGGAGGAGCGCTTCCCTTTTGCCGGAGCTGCGCTTTTGCTCTTTGCTGGAGCAGTCCGTTTGCCCTTCGCTGGGGCGGCATGTTTGCGAGGCGGCCGACCGCTGCGGGTCTCACGTTTTGTTTCCAGCAAAGCTTCGAGTTGTTTGACCTCGTGCGGCGTCAGCGTTCGGTGTTCACCCAAATTGACTTTGCCGAGTTTGATCGGGCCAAACTGGATCCGCCGTAATTTCATCACCTTGTGCCCCAACCGCGCCAACAACCGGCGAATTTCCCGATTGCGGCCTTGGTTGAGCGTCAATTGTAACACCGCCGTCTTGCCCTTAACCCGCACGCGTCGTGCCCGGTCTACGCGAAAATATCCTTCGGAGAACCGCAGGCCTTCCCGCATTTGCCGCAAAATATCGGGCGTCGGGATTCCAGCGACTTGAACCTCATAAACACGAGAGACACGATACCGTGGATGCGCCAGGCGATTTGCGAATTCGCCGTCGTTGGTCACCAAGATCAGCCCTTCGCTGTTTTCGTCCAAACGGCCAACCGTAAACAGACGTTGCTTCGCTTTGGGGAACAAATCGATGACCCGCCGCCGTCCCGCCGGGTCGCTATGCGTGCACAAAAACCCAGTCGGTTTGTTCAGCACATAGTAGACCTTTTTCTCGACACTCACGGTTTCGCCGTCGAGTTGAATCTTCTGCTTGGCTGGGTCAACCCGCTGGCCCAATTCGACCACGGTTTTCCCGTCCACGGTCACCCGGCCGCTTTGAATAAACTCCTCACAATGCCGCCGCGACCCAAATCCAGCCGAGGCCAACACCTTCTGCAGTCGCACCTGTGAGTCGTCGCCTTGCGGCGTTTTCAACGTGGGAGTCGTCCGTTGGGTCCGAGTTTTACGCCGAGGAGAGGCCATTTCACCGCCTTAATACATGTCCGCCCCACAAAACCGAGAGGCCCGTGCACAGGTTTACACGCCCAGCGAAGCATTTACAAGGCTGTGTGAGCGATGCGGTGTCACGCTAGTCAATCAAAGCGTCCAACGCAGCTCCAGATCCTCTTCATCTCCCATAAACTCAAGTAACAACGCCGTCAATTCAGGTTGATCCGGATACGGACCCAATTCGAGCATAAACTTGTGTAAATAGAAGTCATTACTCGAATCAATAAGATCAAGGAAGTCACGAATCAGCGTCTGCAATTGAGGACGCGTTAACGTCCCGAGCAATTCACCCGTCTCGTTATTAAATACCCGAAAACCAGGACGGTAGGGCAATTGCTCCGCGGGACATGACAAGGGCGGCTCGCGCAGCAATTCCGGATAGTCCGCCCCATTGACCGCTCGTAATTCGGCCAGTTGACGGCGACGCCGCTTTGTACGTTTTTCTTGGCAGACATATCCAATATTCCAGAATAAAAATCCAGGAACGAACCAGATCGGTGAGTTCATCCAGACGAAAAGTCCCATACACAAAGCAAAGCCCGAAAGGCTAATCACCTCCAGAAGAGATCGCCCATCTTCACGCCCCTCGGATATCTCAAGAATGCCGCCAATTGCCGTAATAGCCACGAACAAAAAGAAAAATAGGCTGAAGTAAAAGTGCGGCATGTCTCCATCTCCTCAACAGAGGCTTCGTGTTCCATAATGACACAACGAAGATCTGCCACTC from the Symmachiella macrocystis genome contains:
- a CDS encoding pseudouridine synthase — encoded protein: MASPRRKTRTQRTTPTLKTPQGDDSQVRLQKVLASAGFGSRRHCEEFIQSGRVTVDGKTVVELGQRVDPAKQKIQLDGETVSVEKKVYYVLNKPTGFLCTHSDPAGRRRVIDLFPKAKQRLFTVGRLDENSEGLILVTNDGEFANRLAHPRYRVSRVYEVQVAGIPTPDILRQMREGLRFSEGYFRVDRARRVRVKGKTAVLQLTLNQGRNREIRRLLARLGHKVMKLRRIQFGPIKLGKVNLGEHRTLTPHEVKQLEALLETKRETRSGRPPRKHAAPAKGKRTAPAKSKSAAPAKGKRSSPVKGKAAPAAKKRPQQKATKSRRR
- a CDS encoding dihydroorotate dehydrogenase electron transfer subunit — its product is MIEQAPDNLLPGMVPTAVQETATVVEQRELARDTYLVRIAAPELASQIFPGQFLMIRALQTSDPLLGRPFAVYDTYLDAAGRPAGIDVVYAVIGKMTSLMSGWTAGEQLQVWGPLGNGFPLPSEGRLMMVAGGIGQTPFLAVGQEALGQKTYGQPLRQPEQLPSAVTLCYGARSAEYLAGLEDFQRAGIEVRVATDDGSQGHHGLVTELLSQALAGEDPPTVVYCCGPEPMMHAVSEILAAAGVPGYVSLESPMACGFGACFSCVTRVRMDDGEWDYRRTCVEGPVFPADRIMF